In one Gemmatimonadaceae bacterium genomic region, the following are encoded:
- a CDS encoding polysaccharide deacetylase family protein, translating into MLRQLKLSALSVLKSTGISGLVGRTGWRQSRLLILGYHGFALADEVEWNDALFLSEATLRRRFEAIRAAGCAVLSLEEGLQRLQAGTLPPRAVVLTFDDGFADFASLAYPLLREFRFPATLYLTTYYVDHQLPVFTVMLRYLLWKGRGTPLPVAGFGPLTGERPLRTTGEREAAFAELTAMADDAVLDSAARDRLLADVAARLGIDFDAIRASRMLSLVTPAEVAAFDPALVSVHLHTHRHRVPLDRALFTRELTDNAAAIGRITPRWAHSRHFCYPSGVTHPDFLPWLRELGIESATTCFSGMAERTSDPLMLPRLLDTTQLTDLEFDAWLRGVGALLPRRTLPGER; encoded by the coding sequence ATGCTCCGTCAGCTCAAGCTTTCCGCACTCTCTGTCCTCAAATCCACCGGCATCAGCGGGCTGGTCGGGCGGACGGGGTGGCGGCAGTCGCGACTGCTGATTCTCGGCTATCATGGATTCGCACTTGCGGATGAGGTCGAGTGGAACGACGCCCTGTTCCTGAGTGAGGCCACCCTGCGCCGCCGGTTCGAGGCGATCCGGGCCGCAGGATGCGCGGTGCTCTCGCTGGAGGAGGGCCTGCAGCGCCTGCAGGCGGGCACCCTGCCTCCGCGCGCCGTCGTCCTCACCTTCGACGACGGGTTCGCGGATTTCGCATCGCTCGCGTACCCGCTGCTCCGGGAATTCCGCTTCCCCGCCACGCTCTACCTGACCACGTACTACGTGGATCACCAGCTGCCGGTCTTCACCGTCATGCTCCGGTACCTGCTGTGGAAGGGGCGGGGCACCCCGCTTCCCGTCGCGGGTTTCGGCCCCCTCACCGGGGAGCGGCCGCTGCGCACCACCGGCGAGCGCGAGGCGGCCTTTGCGGAACTGACCGCGATGGCCGACGATGCCGTGCTCGACTCCGCCGCCCGCGACCGCCTGCTCGCCGACGTCGCCGCGCGCCTCGGCATCGACTTCGACGCGATCCGCGCCAGCCGGATGCTCTCGCTCGTGACCCCGGCGGAGGTGGCGGCCTTCGATCCGGCCCTCGTCAGCGTGCACCTGCACACCCATCGCCATCGCGTGCCACTGGATCGTGCGCTGTTCACGCGTGAGCTGACCGACAACGCCGCCGCGATCGGGCGCATCACGCCACGCTGGGCCCACTCGCGGCACTTCTGCTACCCCAGCGGCGTCACGCACCCGGACTTCCTCCCGTGGCTGCGGGAGCTGGGCATCGAGAGTGCCACCACCTGTTTCTCGGGGATGGCCGAACGCACCTCCGATCCGCTCATGCTGCCACGCCTGCTCGACACGACGCAGCTCACCGACCTGGAGTTCGACGCCTGGCTGCGCGGCGTTGGCGCGCTGCTGCCGCGACGCACCCTCCCCGGCGAGCGCTGA
- a CDS encoding class I SAM-dependent methyltransferase, which produces MIAHRSLLKAELRSSLRCPVTGLPLDLSPDGSSMSAPGGPTYPVVDGVPVLVDERPGVFIIDEILKGQFRYHAPTYSTREKIVASLPSLSLNVAAEQNYGRLRERLLATTPNPRLLILGGGGLGVGLRELVLDPAFDVVESDVYFGERSNLICDAHQVPFADGTFDCVVLQGVIQALLDPRMAVDEIHRVLKPDGLFYIEANFQQAICDGEYDFNRFTHSGLRRLCRRFEEIESGIQCGPGMALGWTYMYWLSCFAESKRPRVALRMFAKLTGFWIKWLDPMLVKRKAAYDVAAGFYLLGRRSDKIRSDREIIESYRGAFA; this is translated from the coding sequence ATGATTGCACATCGAAGCCTGTTGAAGGCTGAGCTGCGGAGCTCGCTGCGCTGCCCCGTCACGGGCCTTCCTCTCGACCTCAGCCCCGACGGGAGCAGCATGAGCGCCCCGGGGGGGCCAACCTATCCGGTGGTGGACGGTGTGCCGGTGCTGGTGGATGAGCGACCGGGCGTGTTCATCATCGACGAGATCCTGAAGGGGCAGTTCCGGTATCACGCCCCGACGTACTCGACGCGCGAGAAGATCGTGGCCTCGCTGCCCTCGCTGAGCCTGAACGTGGCGGCGGAGCAGAACTACGGGCGGCTGCGCGAGCGCCTGCTGGCCACCACGCCGAACCCGCGCCTGCTGATCCTTGGCGGCGGCGGCCTGGGCGTGGGACTCCGCGAACTGGTGCTCGACCCCGCCTTCGACGTGGTGGAGTCGGATGTGTACTTCGGTGAGCGCTCGAACCTGATCTGCGATGCCCATCAGGTGCCGTTCGCCGACGGGACGTTCGACTGCGTGGTGCTGCAGGGGGTGATCCAGGCGCTGCTCGACCCGCGCATGGCCGTGGACGAGATCCACCGTGTGCTGAAGCCCGACGGACTGTTCTACATCGAGGCGAACTTCCAGCAGGCGATCTGCGACGGCGAGTACGACTTCAACCGCTTCACGCACTCGGGACTGCGCCGGCTCTGCCGCCGCTTCGAGGAGATCGAGAGCGGGATCCAGTGCGGACCCGGCATGGCGCTCGGCTGGACGTACATGTACTGGCTGTCGTGCTTCGCGGAGAGCAAGCGCCCGCGGGTGGCGCTGCGCATGTTCGCGAAGCTCACGGGCTTCTGGATCAAGTGGCTGGACCCGATGCTGGTGAAGCGGAAGGCGGCGTACGACGTCGCCGCCGGCTTCTACCTGCTGGGGCGGCGCTCCGACAAGATCCGCAGTGACCGGGAGATCATCGAGAGTTATCGCGGCGCCTTCGCCTGA
- a CDS encoding glycosyltransferase family 2 protein, whose protein sequence is MASGLPSFTVVIPTFNYAQFVGKAIRSALRQTHAPVQVIVVDDGSTDDTPDVLAGFGGSITVIRRSRGGPGAARNAALEIARGECVAFLDSDDFWSPVKLERQGAAALRYPAVTMFGCGATVVDERGTMVDIRTVPTTTSLGAQSVEDLLLFRARTPTSGVVVRTETLRAVGGFDAQLEYCEDWEAWMRVAARGGLHIVGEPLVYVREHRSGTFRNADRLKRGMLAALAKAEVLHGFSRITRRRARANVWEHVAYEHEIARDPDAARDAFRRAALLWPLDWRFVLKAFRPLRHVDAAHYGGAAS, encoded by the coding sequence ATGGCTTCCGGATTGCCCAGCTTCACGGTGGTCATCCCGACGTTCAACTACGCCCAGTTCGTCGGGAAGGCGATCCGGAGTGCGCTCCGGCAGACGCATGCGCCCGTGCAGGTGATCGTCGTCGACGACGGGTCCACGGATGACACGCCCGACGTGCTGGCCGGGTTCGGGGGCTCGATCACGGTGATCCGGCGCTCGCGCGGGGGCCCGGGTGCCGCCCGCAACGCGGCGCTGGAGATCGCGCGCGGTGAGTGCGTCGCGTTCCTCGATTCCGACGACTTCTGGTCTCCGGTGAAGCTGGAGCGCCAGGGCGCCGCGGCACTCAGGTATCCGGCGGTCACGATGTTCGGGTGCGGTGCCACCGTCGTCGACGAGCGCGGGACCATGGTGGACATCCGCACGGTGCCGACGACGACCAGCCTGGGCGCGCAGAGCGTCGAAGACCTGCTGCTGTTCCGGGCGCGGACGCCGACCTCCGGCGTCGTCGTGCGCACCGAAACGCTGCGCGCGGTGGGTGGCTTCGACGCGCAGCTCGAGTACTGCGAGGACTGGGAAGCGTGGATGCGGGTGGCGGCTCGGGGCGGCCTGCACATCGTGGGTGAGCCGCTGGTCTACGTGCGCGAGCACCGCAGCGGCACCTTCCGGAATGCGGATCGCCTGAAGCGCGGCATGCTGGCCGCCCTGGCCAAGGCGGAGGTGCTGCACGGCTTCAGCCGCATCACGCGCCGCCGCGCCCGCGCCAACGTGTGGGAACATGTCGCGTACGAGCACGAGATCGCGCGGGACCCGGATGCGGCGCGAGATGCGTTCCGCCGCGCGGCGCTGCTCTGGCCGCTGGACTGGCGCTTCGTGCTGAAGGCCTTCCGCCCGTTGCGCCACGTGGATGCGGCGCACTATGGCGGGGCGGCGTCGTGA
- a CDS encoding glycosyltransferase: MSAATGVVTSQATSHGAPASAGDAVASDARPLRIAQVVPAMDTGGMEVMVLGLSVALRRHGHDARIICTESLGGMADRVRDSGVPLELVPAQGLSSLVAPGALTARFRSGRMDVVHSHSGVCAKASRAAHAARVPAILHTRHGIQLPFSRSDRFFLWLGAVQTDVTAGCSVDVVKYYRQMLPRRDGIVLVENGIDDAALHRVRPGDGALRDELGVPHDALVMGTVARLHAVKNQQLMIRALAELDDRWHLVLVGDGALREALAAQAAAAGLTGRVHFAGQRAISAALYASFDVFVLSSLSEAMPMTVLEAFASRVPVVASAVGGLPAVLDGGRLGRLFPGGDATALAAAVRETVRDADGTAAQVERAALRLAERHTVEAMTLAYESLYRGCLAAARR, from the coding sequence GTGAGTGCCGCGACCGGCGTCGTGACCTCGCAGGCGACGAGCCATGGTGCACCGGCCTCCGCGGGGGACGCGGTGGCGTCCGACGCGCGGCCGCTGCGAATCGCGCAGGTCGTGCCGGCGATGGACACCGGCGGCATGGAGGTCATGGTGCTTGGCCTCAGTGTCGCGCTGCGCCGGCACGGGCACGATGCGCGGATCATCTGCACCGAGTCGCTGGGCGGCATGGCCGACCGGGTGCGCGATTCGGGCGTGCCGCTGGAGCTGGTGCCGGCGCAGGGCCTGTCGAGCCTCGTGGCGCCCGGTGCGCTCACGGCGCGCTTCCGAAGCGGCAGGATGGACGTGGTGCACAGCCACAGCGGCGTCTGTGCCAAGGCGTCGCGGGCGGCGCACGCCGCGCGGGTGCCGGCGATCCTGCACACCCGGCACGGGATCCAGCTTCCGTTCTCGAGGTCCGACCGGTTCTTCCTCTGGCTCGGGGCGGTCCAGACCGACGTGACCGCCGGCTGCTCCGTGGATGTCGTGAAGTACTACCGGCAGATGCTGCCGCGGCGTGACGGCATCGTGCTGGTGGAGAACGGCATCGACGACGCCGCGCTGCACCGGGTGCGCCCGGGCGATGGCGCGCTCCGTGACGAGCTCGGGGTGCCGCACGACGCGCTGGTGATGGGCACGGTCGCGCGCCTGCACGCGGTGAAGAACCAGCAGCTCATGATCCGTGCACTCGCGGAGCTGGACGACCGGTGGCATCTGGTGCTGGTGGGCGACGGGGCACTGCGTGAGGCGCTGGCGGCCCAGGCGGCCGCAGCGGGGCTCACCGGACGCGTGCATTTCGCCGGCCAGCGCGCCATCTCCGCCGCCCTCTATGCCTCGTTCGACGTGTTCGTGCTGTCGTCGCTGTCGGAAGCGATGCCGATGACGGTCCTCGAGGCCTTCGCCTCGCGGGTGCCGGTGGTGGCCTCCGCGGTCGGCGGCCTGCCCGCCGTGCTCGATGGCGGGCGCCTCGGCCGGCTCTTCCCCGGCGGCGACGCCACGGCGCTGGCCGCGGCAGTGCGCGAGACGGTACGCGACGCCGACGGCACCGCGGCGCAGGTGGAGCGGGCGGCGCTGCGCCTGGCGGAGCGCCACACGGTGGAGGCAATGACGCTGGCGTACGAGTCGCTGTATCGCGGCTGCCTCGCGGCGGCCCGGCGATGA